A window from Vulcanimicrobium alpinum encodes these proteins:
- a CDS encoding NADH-quinone oxidoreductase subunit N: MSPSLANFTYPSAADYAALLPFLIVVVTPLAVLFVDLFLKGEGQGRRGIAVMLAVLGLVAASLVEVRQYPHDYAAFGGAFVQGGFSIVFSEVVIVATIATLLLTVGIGRTDQVAGTTALLLWSAGGAMLMAGAANLMMVFLGLELLSLALYALCAMSLRATARESALKYLILSSMASGFLLYGSALLFGVAGSVAFATLATATPTPLYVLGAGLFLVGIAFKLSLVPFHVWTPDVYEGAPLPVTAFMSIVTKAGTLAVFARFAYAALPPERAAAILVPVWAVAALSMLVGNLAALAQTDMKRLLAYSGIAQVGYIVTAFAGQTALGLRYAVLYLAGYTCMNLGAFAVVALMSRDGDAVVGLGRFAGLAYRRPWLAAAMTFFLIALAGLPPTIGFTGKILILAAATGAGFAWLAGVLILGTAISAYVYFKIVRAMFARVDPVHVRDERSPNALPWIVVAFGAAATFALGLVPLTPSDILPLVK; the protein is encoded by the coding sequence GTGTCGCCGTCGCTCGCTAACTTCACGTATCCGAGCGCCGCCGACTACGCGGCGCTCTTGCCGTTCCTGATCGTGGTGGTCACGCCGCTCGCGGTGCTGTTCGTCGATTTGTTCCTCAAGGGCGAAGGGCAAGGACGGCGCGGCATCGCGGTGATGCTCGCGGTGCTCGGGCTCGTCGCGGCGAGCCTCGTCGAGGTGCGTCAGTATCCGCACGACTACGCCGCGTTCGGCGGCGCGTTCGTGCAGGGCGGGTTCTCGATCGTCTTCAGCGAGGTCGTGATCGTCGCGACGATCGCGACCTTGCTGCTCACCGTCGGGATCGGCCGGACAGATCAGGTCGCCGGGACAACGGCGCTGCTGCTGTGGAGCGCCGGCGGCGCGATGCTGATGGCCGGCGCCGCGAACCTGATGATGGTCTTCCTTGGGCTCGAACTGCTCTCGCTTGCGCTCTACGCGCTGTGCGCGATGTCATTGCGAGCGACCGCGCGCGAGTCGGCGCTGAAGTATCTGATCCTCAGTTCGATGGCGTCGGGCTTTCTGCTCTACGGTTCCGCGCTGCTCTTCGGGGTCGCAGGGTCCGTCGCGTTCGCGACGCTTGCGACGGCGACGCCGACGCCGCTGTACGTGCTGGGCGCGGGGCTCTTCCTGGTGGGGATCGCGTTCAAACTGAGCCTGGTGCCGTTTCACGTCTGGACGCCGGACGTGTACGAGGGCGCACCGCTCCCCGTCACCGCGTTCATGTCGATCGTCACCAAAGCCGGGACGCTCGCGGTCTTCGCGCGCTTCGCGTACGCCGCGCTCCCGCCCGAGCGCGCCGCCGCGATCCTCGTGCCGGTGTGGGCGGTCGCGGCGCTCTCGATGCTCGTCGGCAATCTCGCCGCGCTGGCGCAGACCGACATGAAGCGCCTGCTGGCATATTCCGGAATCGCGCAGGTGGGCTACATCGTTACCGCGTTTGCGGGGCAGACGGCGCTCGGACTGCGCTACGCGGTGCTCTACCTCGCCGGCTACACGTGCATGAACTTGGGCGCGTTCGCGGTGGTCGCGCTGATGTCGCGCGACGGCGACGCGGTCGTCGGGCTGGGGCGGTTCGCCGGGCTGGCCTACCGCCGTCCGTGGCTCGCCGCCGCGATGACGTTCTTTCTGATCGCGCTGGCGGGACTGCCGCCGACGATCGGCTTCACCGGCAAGATCCTGATCCTCGCGGCGGCGACCGGTGCCGGCTTCGCGTGGCTGGCGGGGGTGCTGATCCTCGGCACGGCGATCTCGGCGTACGTCTACTTCAAGATCGTGCGCGCGATGTTCGCGCGCGTCGATCCGGTGCACGTGCGCGACGAGCGTTCGCCGAACGCGCTGCCGTGGATCGTCGTCGCGTTCGGTGCGGCGGCGACGTTCGCGCTCGGCCTGGTGCCGCTCACGCCGTCCGACATTCTTCCGCTGGTCAAGTGA
- a CDS encoding complex I subunit 4 family protein, which translates to MIAVALVLVPILIGLGLYALPRGAVDAARAAAAVIAGLSVVAVIADPHAADASLHWLARPFDASFHLGYGPVSYWLVLLLAVVTFSAVLTIRGDRGRELAAQLLVLQGAMNGVFLAKDLLLFALFWDLMLLPVFLVLIGSSTHARAAWKYLIYNLVGGLALLLATAAFGVVAGSTDVIGNTAAHPAIGMVWGTWIFAGFAFAFLVKTPVFLFHTWMPDTYAELPPAAVAVVSAVQSKAGLYGFLVITLPLLAPEMAQAKTLMFVLGSIALVYGALAALAQRDAKRVVAYSSLSHLGLILLACFSGSVLAYSGAVVYMVAHGLFSAALFLTLGAVEMREETRDLRRLGGLGARNPRLAGALMLGALAALGLPGLAGFAGEILILTGLFKAGWTVAAVVALLPVVLASAYMLRLFQGIMNGPEVPDLPERRDLTWLEGLALAPLIAAFVWLGINPSAVVALSASGAAATPPAAILSAESVRTHSEASRVAVAR; encoded by the coding sequence ATGATCGCGGTCGCGCTGGTCCTCGTTCCGATCCTGATCGGCCTGGGGCTCTACGCGTTGCCTCGCGGCGCCGTCGACGCGGCGCGTGCCGCCGCGGCGGTGATCGCCGGGCTGAGCGTCGTCGCGGTCATCGCCGATCCGCACGCCGCCGACGCCTCGCTGCATTGGCTCGCGCGCCCGTTCGACGCGTCGTTCCACCTCGGCTACGGGCCCGTCTCGTACTGGCTCGTGCTCTTGCTCGCCGTGGTGACGTTCAGCGCGGTGCTGACGATCCGCGGCGACCGCGGACGCGAACTCGCCGCACAACTGCTCGTCCTGCAGGGCGCGATGAACGGCGTGTTCCTCGCTAAGGACCTGCTGCTCTTCGCGCTGTTCTGGGACTTGATGCTGCTCCCGGTCTTCCTGGTGCTGATCGGGTCGAGCACGCACGCCCGTGCCGCGTGGAAATATTTGATCTACAACCTCGTCGGCGGGCTCGCGCTGCTGCTGGCGACCGCGGCGTTCGGCGTCGTCGCGGGGTCGACCGACGTGATCGGCAACACCGCCGCGCACCCGGCGATCGGGATGGTATGGGGGACCTGGATCTTTGCCGGCTTCGCCTTCGCGTTCTTGGTGAAGACGCCGGTCTTCCTGTTCCACACCTGGATGCCCGACACGTACGCCGAGCTGCCGCCGGCGGCGGTCGCCGTCGTCTCGGCGGTGCAGTCGAAGGCCGGTCTGTACGGCTTTCTCGTGATCACGCTGCCGCTGCTCGCGCCGGAGATGGCGCAGGCGAAGACGCTGATGTTCGTGCTCGGTTCGATCGCGCTGGTGTACGGTGCGCTCGCCGCGCTCGCGCAGCGCGACGCGAAGCGCGTCGTCGCGTACAGCTCGCTCTCGCATCTCGGCTTGATCCTGCTGGCGTGCTTCAGCGGGTCGGTGCTCGCCTACAGCGGTGCGGTCGTGTACATGGTCGCGCACGGGCTGTTCAGCGCGGCGCTCTTTCTCACGCTCGGTGCGGTCGAGATGCGCGAGGAGACGCGCGATCTTCGCCGGCTCGGCGGGCTGGGCGCGCGCAACCCACGGCTCGCCGGCGCGCTGATGCTCGGCGCGCTCGCAGCGCTCGGGCTCCCGGGACTTGCCGGCTTCGCCGGTGAGATTCTGATCCTCACCGGGCTCTTCAAGGCGGGCTGGACCGTCGCCGCCGTCGTCGCGCTGCTGCCGGTCGTGCTCGCGTCGGCATACATGCTGCGGCTCTTCCAGGGGATCATGAACGGGCCCGAAGTCCCGGATCTCCCCGAACGCCGCGACCTCACGTGGCTCGAGGGGCTCGCGCTCGCGCCGCTGATCGCCGCGTTCGTCTGGCTCGGCATCAACCCGAGCGCGGTCGTCGCGCTCTCGGCGAGCGGCGCCGCGGCGACGCCGCCGGCGGCGATCCTCTCGGCCGAATCGGTGCGCACTCACTCGGAGGCTTCGCGTGTCGCCGTCGCTCGCTAA
- the nuoL gene encoding NADH-quinone oxidoreductase subunit L → MLLYLVWLLPLVGALVLWSFGPQLKSWAGPIGSALVGVPFAATCVLWGDAVTGTGLHLPLVSWLAGWNFGLQLDRLSLVWTLIITGVGFLIHVYSIGYMDGDRAFARFFAYMNFFVFAMLTLVLSDNVIGLLVGWGLVGVASYFLIGFWFFKPSAVAAARKAFVMNVVGDVGIMYAIFLIVAKTGQIGYERVLGSATTAFTQQELFLVCLGLFIGCAAKSAQLPLHTWLPDAMEGPTPVSALIHAATMVTAGVYLVARFAPLWSASADARSLVGVIGALTALAGAILGCVQWDIKRILAYSTMSQIGYMIMAVGVGAFDAGVFHFLTHAFFKAQLFLGSGIIIHALADEQDVRRMGGLRTRLPFAYLAMLIGVLAICGVPGFSGFFSKDDVVYSTFAAGRPWLYAIGVLTAGITAYYMFRLLFVTFFGAYRGGVDPSDLGIRHPEFAGTAASSGRHAEEEEPHQHAPSWLMAAPVAVLMVPTVLIGWLDAGGERSPWLRYWGDFFPHPAAAAAPALSETASTIVVFLVVLIGFAIAYLRFAAPAALRDAVARLRTETIRVPAILVNAYYFDAAYDALLVRPARALGALIDRVLDPQILDGAVRETAISAQWLGHLFRSFQTGLVRTYALSLVFGVLCFVAYYTWFAYAGAGR, encoded by the coding sequence ATGCTGCTCTATCTGGTTTGGCTGCTGCCGCTGGTCGGCGCGCTGGTCCTGTGGTCGTTCGGGCCGCAGCTCAAATCGTGGGCCGGGCCGATCGGTTCGGCGCTCGTCGGCGTCCCGTTCGCGGCGACGTGCGTGCTGTGGGGCGACGCGGTGACGGGGACGGGGCTGCACCTCCCGCTGGTCTCGTGGCTCGCGGGGTGGAACTTCGGCCTGCAGCTGGACCGCCTCTCGCTGGTGTGGACGCTGATCATCACCGGCGTCGGTTTCCTCATCCACGTCTACTCGATCGGATACATGGACGGCGACCGCGCGTTCGCGCGCTTCTTCGCGTACATGAACTTCTTCGTGTTCGCCATGCTGACGCTGGTCCTCAGCGACAACGTGATCGGACTGCTCGTCGGCTGGGGACTCGTCGGCGTCGCCTCGTACTTTTTGATCGGCTTCTGGTTCTTCAAGCCGTCGGCGGTCGCGGCGGCGCGCAAAGCGTTCGTGATGAACGTCGTCGGCGACGTCGGGATCATGTACGCGATCTTCCTGATCGTCGCGAAGACCGGACAGATCGGATACGAGCGCGTCCTGGGCAGCGCGACGACGGCGTTCACCCAGCAAGAACTGTTCCTCGTCTGCCTCGGGCTGTTCATCGGCTGCGCGGCGAAATCGGCGCAGCTGCCGCTCCACACGTGGCTCCCCGATGCGATGGAGGGTCCGACGCCGGTCTCCGCGCTCATCCACGCCGCGACGATGGTGACCGCCGGCGTCTACTTGGTCGCGCGCTTCGCGCCGCTGTGGAGCGCGTCGGCCGATGCGCGCAGCCTGGTCGGCGTGATCGGCGCGCTCACCGCGCTCGCCGGCGCCATTCTCGGCTGCGTGCAATGGGACATCAAGCGCATCCTGGCCTATTCGACGATGTCGCAGATCGGCTACATGATCATGGCCGTCGGCGTCGGCGCGTTCGATGCCGGGGTCTTTCACTTCCTGACGCATGCGTTCTTCAAGGCGCAGCTGTTCCTGGGCTCGGGGATCATCATTCACGCGCTCGCCGACGAGCAGGACGTGCGCCGGATGGGCGGGCTGCGCACGCGGCTCCCGTTCGCGTACCTCGCGATGCTGATCGGCGTCCTCGCGATCTGCGGCGTCCCCGGCTTCAGCGGTTTCTTCAGCAAGGACGACGTCGTGTACTCGACGTTCGCGGCCGGACGTCCGTGGCTGTATGCGATCGGCGTGCTCACCGCCGGCATCACCGCGTATTACATGTTCCGGCTGCTGTTCGTCACGTTCTTCGGCGCGTATCGCGGCGGCGTCGATCCTTCCGATCTGGGGATCCGGCATCCGGAGTTCGCCGGCACCGCGGCCTCGTCGGGTCGTCACGCAGAGGAAGAAGAACCGCACCAGCACGCGCCGTCGTGGCTGATGGCCGCACCGGTCGCGGTGCTGATGGTGCCGACGGTGCTGATCGGCTGGCTTGACGCCGGCGGCGAACGCAGTCCGTGGCTGCGCTACTGGGGCGATTTCTTTCCGCATCCCGCGGCGGCCGCCGCTCCGGCCCTGTCCGAGACGGCGTCGACGATCGTCGTGTTCCTCGTCGTGCTGATCGGCTTCGCAATCGCCTACCTGCGCTTCGCCGCGCCGGCAGCGCTCCGCGATGCGGTCGCCCGCCTGCGCACCGAGACGATCCGCGTGCCGGCGATCCTCGTGAACGCATACTACTTCGACGCGGCATACGATGCGCTGCTGGTGCGGCCGGCGCGCGCGCTCGGCGCGCTGATCGACCGCGTCCTCGATCCGCAGATCCTCGACGGCGCGGTGCGCGAGACCGCGATCTCCGCGCAGTGGCTGGGCCATCTGTTCCGCAGTTTCCAGACCGGGCTGGTCCGCACGTACGCGCTCTCGCTGGTGTTCGGCGTGCTGTGCTTCGTCGCGTACTACACCTGGTTCGCCTATGCGGGAGCAGGCCGATGA
- the nuoK gene encoding NADH-quinone oxidoreductase subunit NuoK: MSIAPEQYIALSAVLFFIGVVGVIVRRNPLIMLMSIELLFNAANLAFVTFARVWSNIDGHIFAFLVITVAAAEAAIGLAIVAVTFRRTPHVDVDEVAALRG; the protein is encoded by the coding sequence ATGAGCATCGCGCCCGAGCAGTACATCGCGCTCTCGGCGGTGCTGTTCTTCATCGGCGTCGTCGGCGTGATCGTGCGGCGCAATCCGCTGATCATGCTGATGTCGATCGAACTGCTCTTCAACGCCGCGAATCTGGCGTTCGTCACGTTCGCGCGCGTCTGGTCGAACATCGATGGCCATATCTTCGCGTTCCTCGTGATCACCGTCGCCGCGGCGGAAGCCGCGATCGGTCTCGCGATCGTCGCGGTCACCTTCCGCCGCACGCCGCACGTCGACGTCGACGAAGTCGCGGCGCTCCGGGGCTGA
- a CDS encoding NADH-quinone oxidoreductase subunit J — MIEFWILAILMIASAVFVISAKKPVYSVVGLLGNFIALAAMYLTLQAEFLAVMQIVVYSGAILILFVFVIALLSSGVTPFDVGPNRARGIGIPAAVFGVLALGAIVVTAIRSGIHAGAAPGGATGDAGVFGSVASFGASLFTTNLLPFEVTAFVLMVSVIGVVLIAGDEGPGGVPRRKKRRAIEREPIVKPIARVPR, encoded by the coding sequence GTGATCGAGTTTTGGATCCTCGCGATTCTGATGATCGCGAGCGCCGTATTCGTGATTAGCGCGAAGAAGCCGGTGTACTCCGTCGTCGGTCTGCTCGGGAACTTCATCGCGCTCGCGGCGATGTATCTGACGCTGCAGGCCGAGTTTTTGGCGGTGATGCAGATCGTCGTGTACAGCGGGGCGATCCTGATCCTCTTCGTGTTCGTCATCGCGCTGCTCTCGAGCGGCGTCACGCCGTTCGACGTGGGGCCCAACAGGGCGCGCGGGATCGGGATCCCGGCCGCGGTGTTCGGCGTGCTCGCGCTTGGAGCGATCGTCGTGACCGCGATCCGGTCCGGGATTCACGCGGGCGCCGCGCCGGGCGGCGCGACCGGTGACGCGGGCGTGTTCGGGAGCGTCGCGAGTTTCGGGGCGTCGCTGTTCACCACGAACCTGCTGCCGTTCGAAGTCACCGCGTTCGTACTGATGGTCAGCGTGATCGGCGTCGTGCTGATCGCCGGCGACGAAGGTCCCGGCGGCGTCCCGCGCCGCAAGAAGCGGCGCGCGATCGAGCGCGAGCCGATCGTCAAGCCGATCGCGCGGGTGCCGCGATGA
- the nuoI gene encoding NADH-quinone oxidoreductase subunit NuoI, with translation MRKNLFNVGALFRGFSTTFSYAFKKKPTIEYPSVKKQHAPRFHGLHELRRYDDGKERCIGCELCSISCPANAITVIGAENTPEDRRSPGERYAARYEIDELRCIFCGLCEEACPTDAIVLTPRFEMADYRRGAFVYAKDRLLVPPEAGVGTAPDERPNGIPADLGSVARAKDTVDIAAGYEATNRGHILKDQRRGLAALRSPSPSTEQGDA, from the coding sequence ATGCGTAAGAATCTCTTCAACGTCGGAGCGCTCTTCCGCGGCTTCTCGACGACGTTCAGCTACGCGTTCAAGAAGAAGCCGACGATCGAGTATCCGTCGGTGAAGAAGCAGCACGCGCCGCGCTTTCACGGCCTGCACGAACTGCGGCGCTACGACGACGGGAAAGAGCGCTGCATCGGCTGCGAACTCTGCTCGATCTCGTGCCCGGCGAACGCGATCACGGTGATCGGTGCCGAAAACACGCCGGAGGACCGGCGGTCGCCGGGCGAACGCTACGCGGCGCGCTACGAGATCGACGAGCTGCGTTGCATTTTCTGCGGCCTCTGCGAGGAGGCGTGTCCGACCGACGCGATCGTGCTGACGCCGCGCTTCGAGATGGCCGACTACCGGCGCGGCGCGTTCGTGTACGCCAAAGACCGGCTGCTCGTGCCGCCGGAGGCCGGCGTCGGAACGGCGCCCGACGAGCGGCCGAACGGGATCCCGGCGGATCTCGGGAGCGTGGCGCGCGCAAAGGACACCGTCGATATCGCGGCGGGGTACGAGGCGACGAATCGCGGGCACATCCTCAAAGATCAGCGGCGGGGACTGGCGGCCCTTCGCTCCCCGAGCCCGTCGACCGAACAAGGTGACGCGTGA
- the nuoH gene encoding NADH-quinone oxidoreductase subunit NuoH, with translation MIDALNAVPIWLIVTIKAAIVLFVVITTFAYSMLFERKIMGWMQLRPGPNRVGPWGMLQPAADAVKMIFKEDLTPETADPVIYRLAPFISLITAMGTFAIIPFSASKDGTLWSVGNVNAGILFVFALTSIGVYGISLAGWSSGSKFPLLGSVRSTAQMISYELSMSMSVIGVLILAGSTALGDIVHSQLKLWFVIPQIIGFVIYVITAVAETNRAPFDLVEAETELVGGFHTEYSGLRFGLFFIAEYLNMITVSCLATLLFLGGWNSPIPGLPSDGVIGLLWFLIKAGAFLFFYIWLRTTLPRFRYDRLMDFGWKVLLPVATLNLILTAVAVALWPAHA, from the coding sequence GTGATCGACGCGCTCAACGCCGTGCCGATCTGGCTGATCGTCACGATCAAAGCCGCGATCGTCCTGTTCGTCGTGATCACGACGTTCGCGTACTCGATGCTCTTCGAACGCAAGATCATGGGCTGGATGCAGCTGCGTCCGGGACCCAACCGTGTCGGACCGTGGGGGATGCTGCAGCCTGCCGCCGACGCGGTGAAGATGATCTTCAAAGAAGATCTCACGCCGGAGACGGCCGATCCGGTGATCTATCGGCTCGCGCCGTTCATCTCGCTGATCACCGCGATGGGAACCTTCGCGATCATCCCGTTTTCGGCGAGCAAGGACGGAACGCTGTGGTCCGTCGGCAACGTCAACGCCGGGATCCTCTTCGTCTTCGCGCTGACCTCGATCGGCGTCTACGGGATCTCGCTGGCCGGCTGGTCGTCCGGCTCGAAGTTTCCGCTGCTCGGATCCGTCCGCTCGACCGCGCAGATGATCTCGTACGAGCTCTCGATGTCGATGTCGGTGATCGGCGTGCTGATCCTGGCCGGTTCGACGGCGCTGGGCGACATCGTGCACTCGCAGCTGAAACTGTGGTTCGTGATCCCCCAGATCATCGGTTTCGTCATCTACGTGATCACCGCGGTCGCCGAGACGAATCGTGCGCCGTTCGATCTCGTCGAAGCCGAGACCGAACTCGTCGGCGGCTTCCACACCGAATACTCCGGCCTGCGCTTCGGACTGTTCTTCATCGCCGAGTACCTCAACATGATCACCGTGTCGTGTCTGGCGACGCTGCTGTTCCTGGGCGGTTGGAACTCGCCGATCCCCGGGCTACCCTCGGACGGCGTCATCGGTTTGCTGTGGTTCCTCATCAAAGCCGGGGCGTTCTTGTTCTTTTACATCTGGCTGCGCACGACGCTGCCGCGCTTCCGCTACGACCGGCTGATGGACTTCGGCTGGAAGGTGCTCTTGCCGGTCGCGACCCTCAACCTGATCCTGACGGCCGTCGCCGTCGCCCTGTGGCCCGCCCATGCGTAA
- a CDS encoding molybdopterin-dependent oxidoreductase has product MSATVPQTDLVTVSIDGIDVRVPKGTLLVEAARSIQREIPVYCYHEKLGPAGLCRICLVEIEGMPKLQIACNTVVADGMKVHTTNPKVDDGRRAILEFFLLNHPLDCPICDKGGECDLQDYAMAYGQGASRMIDAKTAKPKAVDLGPTIVLDEERCIVCQRCVRFDQIITREASLRTEDRGAHTIIATASGKPFVSDFTGNVTELCPVGALTSKTYRFRSRPWDNHRTTTTCTQCAVGCQMHVDERGNTLLRTMSVEEDDAISDAWLCDRGRYNIGFVNDERRITQPLLKQDGAWMQIGWDDAIALWAAELKKAGTAAGVIGGGRLLNEEAYLAAFVHRAIGVKNLDHRVGAQTVVHHDSFASHVDLENADTIVTLGRPPSQLAPVFDLRIRKAVAQRGARLISVGDHPANSFVAETRATNAEELRVALGEKPGRVAMIWDGVMLPDGPALTAPLMELADALRYVLPEEPNGRGADAVGMRPVNGGLNTRAMLEAARDGKLGVLAILGANPMLRFPDRALVEAALRATPFVVVTDLFLTETAEFANLVLPVCSAFEKTGTTTDLAGDVLPVTGAVRPPDGVLADGDVLVMLAEALGVALPGVEAMEAAVRDLVRTPPAFAPDAAGPPALAPVPASRLRVIRQAAIFTGGGTLAFDARVAELRTAPRAALHPATAHALGVGDGDELQADAGDGNVVRGLSAVLDPRVPEDAVALVDGIVAAPLNVLGGAGSVKVQKALVPA; this is encoded by the coding sequence GTGTCCGCCACCGTTCCGCAGACCGATCTCGTCACCGTCTCAATCGACGGGATCGACGTGCGGGTCCCGAAGGGGACGCTGCTGGTCGAAGCGGCGAGGTCGATCCAGCGCGAGATCCCGGTCTACTGCTATCACGAGAAGCTCGGCCCCGCGGGGCTGTGCCGCATCTGCCTCGTCGAGATCGAGGGGATGCCGAAGCTGCAGATCGCGTGCAACACCGTCGTCGCCGACGGGATGAAGGTCCACACGACCAATCCGAAGGTCGACGACGGACGGCGCGCGATCCTCGAGTTCTTCCTGCTCAACCATCCGCTGGACTGTCCGATCTGCGATAAGGGCGGCGAGTGCGATCTGCAGGACTACGCGATGGCGTACGGTCAGGGCGCGTCGCGGATGATCGACGCGAAGACCGCGAAGCCGAAGGCCGTCGACCTCGGTCCGACGATCGTGCTCGACGAAGAGCGCTGCATCGTCTGCCAGCGCTGCGTCCGCTTCGATCAGATCATCACCCGCGAGGCCTCGCTGCGCACCGAAGATCGCGGCGCGCACACGATCATCGCGACCGCGAGCGGCAAGCCGTTCGTCTCCGACTTCACCGGAAACGTCACCGAGCTGTGTCCGGTCGGCGCGCTTACGTCGAAGACGTATCGCTTCCGCTCGCGCCCGTGGGACAACCATCGCACGACGACGACCTGCACGCAGTGCGCCGTCGGCTGCCAGATGCACGTCGACGAGCGCGGCAACACGCTGCTGCGCACGATGAGCGTCGAGGAAGACGACGCGATCTCCGACGCTTGGCTGTGCGATCGCGGCCGCTACAACATCGGCTTCGTCAACGACGAGCGCCGCATCACCCAGCCGCTGCTCAAGCAGGACGGCGCGTGGATGCAGATCGGCTGGGACGACGCGATCGCGCTGTGGGCGGCCGAGCTGAAGAAGGCCGGCACGGCGGCGGGCGTCATCGGCGGCGGCCGGCTGCTGAACGAAGAGGCGTATCTCGCCGCGTTCGTCCACCGCGCGATCGGCGTGAAGAACCTCGACCATCGCGTCGGCGCGCAGACGGTCGTCCATCACGACTCCTTCGCGTCGCACGTCGATCTGGAGAACGCCGACACGATCGTCACGCTGGGCCGGCCGCCTTCGCAGCTCGCCCCGGTCTTCGATTTGCGCATCCGGAAAGCGGTCGCGCAGCGCGGCGCGCGGTTGATCTCCGTCGGCGACCACCCGGCGAACAGCTTCGTCGCCGAAACGCGCGCGACGAACGCCGAGGAGCTCCGCGTCGCGCTCGGCGAGAAGCCCGGCCGCGTCGCGATGATCTGGGACGGCGTGATGCTCCCCGACGGTCCTGCGTTGACCGCCCCTCTGATGGAACTCGCCGATGCGCTGCGCTACGTGCTCCCCGAAGAGCCCAACGGCCGCGGCGCCGACGCGGTGGGGATGCGTCCCGTCAACGGCGGCCTCAACACGCGCGCGATGCTCGAAGCGGCGCGCGACGGGAAGCTCGGCGTCCTGGCGATCCTCGGCGCGAACCCGATGCTGCGCTTCCCCGATCGCGCGCTCGTCGAAGCGGCGCTGCGCGCGACGCCGTTCGTCGTCGTCACCGACCTGTTCCTCACCGAGACGGCCGAGTTCGCGAACCTGGTCCTGCCGGTGTGCAGCGCGTTCGAGAAGACCGGGACGACGACCGATCTCGCCGGCGACGTCCTCCCGGTGACGGGCGCGGTGCGGCCGCCCGACGGCGTCCTCGCCGACGGCGACGTGCTCGTGATGCTCGCCGAGGCGCTCGGCGTCGCGCTCCCCGGCGTCGAGGCGATGGAGGCGGCGGTCCGCGACCTCGTCCGCACCCCGCCGGCGTTCGCGCCCGATGCGGCCGGCCCGCCGGCACTCGCACCGGTCCCCGCCAGCCGCCTGCGCGTGATCCGCCAAGCCGCGATCTTCACCGGCGGCGGAACCCTTGCGTTCGACGCGCGGGTCGCCGAACTGCGCACGGCGCCGCGGGCGGCGCTGCACCCGGCGACCGCCCACGCCCTCGGGGTCGGCGACGGCGACGAACTGCAGGCTGACGCAGGCGACGGGAACGTCGTGCGCGGACTGAGTGCGGTCCTGGATCCGCGCGTCCCGGAAGATGCGGTCGCGCTGGTCGACGGGATCGTCGCGGCACCGCTCAACGTCCTGGGCGGCGCCGGCTCGGTGAAGGTGCAGAAGGCTCTGGTGCCCGCGTGA